The following proteins are co-located in the Myxococcus fulvus genome:
- the cobT gene encoding nicotinate-nucleotide--dimethylbenzimidazole phosphoribosyltransferase, with protein MPAYRDVLGRIPEPDVEAGRQCQGLLDMKTKPQGSLGRLEELACQWAALRGEPAPAMPRKGMVVMAADHGVTEEGVSAYPAEVTAQMVANFSRGGAAINVLSRQHDVRVEVVDMGVRVPVEGLTGVRHHRMGPGTGNLARGPAMSRKTAEEALSVGALLAIELAESGVTLLGLGDMGIGNTTASAALTCVLAGVSPDMATGRGTGVDDAGLTRKVDVVRRALVVNQPDAADPLDVLAKVGGFEIAGLAGAALGAASRRVPVMLDGFISSVAGLVAARLCPRVMPFLMASHMSREAGHRRVLEALRLRPLLDLGLRLGEGTGAVLAMGLVDSSLHVLHEMATFASAGVAEKSQR; from the coding sequence ATGCCCGCATACCGTGACGTGCTCGGCAGGATTCCCGAACCTGACGTCGAGGCCGGCAGGCAGTGCCAGGGCCTGTTGGACATGAAGACCAAGCCCCAGGGCAGCCTCGGCCGCCTGGAGGAGCTGGCGTGTCAGTGGGCCGCGTTGCGGGGAGAGCCCGCTCCGGCGATGCCTCGCAAGGGCATGGTGGTGATGGCGGCGGACCATGGCGTGACGGAGGAGGGCGTGAGCGCCTATCCCGCCGAAGTCACCGCGCAGATGGTCGCCAACTTCTCCCGGGGCGGCGCGGCCATCAACGTGCTGTCGCGACAGCACGACGTGCGCGTGGAGGTCGTCGACATGGGCGTGCGCGTGCCCGTGGAGGGGCTCACGGGCGTGCGCCACCACCGCATGGGCCCCGGCACGGGGAACCTCGCGCGGGGGCCGGCGATGTCGCGCAAGACGGCCGAGGAGGCGCTGAGCGTGGGCGCGCTGCTGGCCATCGAGCTGGCGGAGTCGGGCGTGACGTTGCTCGGCCTGGGTGACATGGGCATCGGCAACACCACCGCGTCGGCGGCGCTGACGTGTGTGCTCGCGGGCGTGTCACCGGACATGGCCACCGGGCGCGGCACGGGCGTGGACGACGCGGGCCTGACGCGCAAGGTGGACGTGGTGCGGCGGGCGCTGGTGGTGAACCAGCCGGACGCGGCGGACCCGCTGGACGTGCTCGCCAAGGTGGGCGGCTTCGAAATCGCGGGGCTCGCGGGCGCGGCCCTCGGCGCGGCGTCGCGGCGCGTGCCGGTGATGCTGGATGGCTTCATCTCATCGGTGGCCGGGCTGGTGGCGGCCCGGCTGTGTCCCCGGGTGATGCCCTTCCTCATGGCCAGCCACATGTCGCGCGAGGCGGGCCACCGGCGGGTGCTGGAGGCGCTGCGACTGCGGCCCCTGCTGGACTTGGGACTGAGGCTGGGCGAGGGCACCGGCGCGGTGCTCGCGATGGGGCTGGTGGACAGCAGCCTGCACGTGCTGCATGAGATGGCGACCTTCGCCTCGGCCGGCGTCGCGGAGAAGTCGCAGCGCTGA
- a CDS encoding DHA2 family efflux MFS transporter permease subunit, producing MKGDVITGSKAGITIAAMAAALMSVLDISIVNVALSDIRASFGTPMDQIAWVSTGYMMANVVVIPMTGWLQRRFGFRRYFTVSILIFTAASLLCGLAWNLPSLVVFRILQGVGGGAIIPTSQAILFARYPQKEHGMAGALFGLGAVTGPLLGPTVGGMLIEVASWHWIFLINLPVGLFAAYMAWRHIEQKDFEVSHERVDRWGIGLLAVGMAALQFVLEEGTREDWFDSMKITVLAVVAGVALITFIVHELETPQPVVDLRVFANRSYAAATGVNFLIGTALFGGSFLFSLFCGTVMRYSALDIGLVFLKGSFIQVLLMPLIGKFGGKVDGRMLVGVGIIGMCLSLWTNGHLSSTADEAALIAPVFIRACSMGFIFVPLSVMALSNLRPDQRGNAAGLFNLTRELGGSIGTAWMSSALNRLTQVNNTALASHVDAYSQVTQEQLAAMQATVASRVTDPLAAAYGLFSQRINLQALVRAFNANFTVLTAIFACSLVLVFMLRRADPNVKVEGAH from the coding sequence GTGAAGGGCGACGTCATCACCGGCTCGAAGGCCGGTATCACCATCGCCGCGATGGCGGCGGCGCTGATGTCCGTGCTGGACATCTCGATTGTGAATGTCGCGCTCAGCGACATCCGCGCGAGCTTCGGCACGCCGATGGACCAGATTGCGTGGGTCTCCACCGGCTACATGATGGCGAACGTGGTGGTCATCCCGATGACGGGCTGGCTGCAGCGTCGGTTCGGGTTCCGGCGCTACTTCACCGTGTCCATCCTCATCTTCACGGCGGCGAGCCTGTTGTGTGGGCTCGCGTGGAACCTGCCGTCGCTGGTGGTCTTCCGCATCCTCCAGGGCGTGGGGGGCGGCGCCATCATCCCCACGTCGCAGGCGATTCTGTTCGCGCGCTATCCGCAGAAGGAGCACGGCATGGCCGGCGCGCTCTTCGGGCTGGGCGCGGTGACGGGGCCGCTGCTGGGGCCGACGGTGGGCGGCATGCTCATCGAGGTGGCGAGCTGGCACTGGATATTCCTCATCAACCTGCCGGTGGGGCTGTTCGCCGCGTACATGGCGTGGCGGCACATCGAGCAGAAGGACTTCGAGGTGTCCCACGAGCGGGTGGACCGCTGGGGCATCGGGCTGTTGGCGGTGGGCATGGCCGCGCTGCAGTTCGTGCTGGAGGAGGGCACGCGCGAGGACTGGTTCGACAGCATGAAGATCACGGTGCTCGCGGTGGTGGCGGGCGTGGCGCTCATCACGTTCATCGTGCACGAGCTGGAGACGCCGCAGCCGGTGGTGGACTTGAGGGTGTTCGCGAACCGCTCGTACGCGGCGGCGACGGGGGTGAACTTCCTCATCGGCACGGCGCTGTTCGGCGGCTCGTTCCTGTTCAGCCTCTTCTGCGGAACGGTGATGCGCTACTCGGCGCTCGACATCGGGCTGGTGTTCTTGAAGGGGAGCTTCATCCAGGTGTTGTTGATGCCGCTCATCGGGAAGTTCGGCGGCAAGGTGGACGGGCGGATGTTGGTGGGGGTGGGCATCATCGGGATGTGCCTGTCCTTGTGGACGAACGGGCACTTGAGCAGCACGGCGGACGAGGCGGCGTTGATTGCGCCGGTGTTCATCCGGGCGTGCTCGATGGGGTTCATCTTCGTGCCGCTGTCGGTGATGGCGCTGAGCAACCTGCGGCCGGACCAGCGAGGCAACGCGGCGGGGTTGTTCAACCTGACGCGCGAGCTGGGCGGGTCCATTGGCACGGCGTGGATGAGCAGCGCGCTCAACCGGCTGACGCAGGTGAACAACACGGCGCTGGCGTCGCATGTGGATGCGTACAGCCAGGTGACGCAGGAGCAGCTCGCCGCGATGCAGGCCACGGTGGCCTCGCGGGTGACGGACCCGCTGGCCGCGGCCTATGGGCTGTTCAGCCAGCGCATCAACCTGCAGGCACTGGTGCGGGCCTTCAACGCCAACTTCACCGTGCTCACGGCCATCTTCGCGTGCTCACTGGTGCTGGTGTTCATGCTGCGACGCGCCGACCCCAACGTGAAGGTCGAGGGCGCGCACTGA
- a CDS encoding HlyD family secretion protein, translated as MSTASPSLDAQDTDVPKKNPSLVKEPAAPRSRAKRVLPALLGIALLGGAARWVLTRGEESTDDAQVEGRIANVSPRIAGQVARVLVSDNQQVKAGDVLVELDATDLEAKLEVARADVSSAEAQSANAQAQLALTEVNAGANLRQARGGVVQASSGISSSKAALDQARADVVAAEARFKLADTDLTRVKTLKAEGAVTQADLDTRQSTHDQAKAALDVAKARLTSTEAGVQGSSGGLETAQGKLAAAQTGPVQVQAAQAAVKLADAKLKQAQAALHLAELAVSYTKVRAPTNGVVSRRTVEVGHMVGPERPLMAVVPQDDVWVVANFKEDQVGEMKAGQAVDVEVDAFSGHHFKGHVDSLAGASGARFALLPPDNASGNFVKVVQRIPVLIRFDGDAKDVALKPGMSAIVTVNTRGE; from the coding sequence ATGAGCACTGCATCACCCTCCCTGGATGCCCAGGACACCGACGTACCGAAGAAGAACCCCTCGCTGGTGAAGGAGCCGGCGGCGCCGCGCTCCAGGGCGAAGCGGGTGTTGCCCGCGCTGTTGGGGATTGCGCTGTTGGGCGGCGCCGCGCGCTGGGTGCTCACCCGGGGCGAGGAGTCCACCGATGACGCGCAGGTGGAGGGCCGCATCGCCAACGTGTCGCCGCGAATCGCGGGGCAGGTGGCCCGGGTGTTGGTGAGCGACAACCAGCAGGTGAAGGCCGGCGACGTGCTGGTGGAGCTGGACGCCACGGACCTGGAGGCGAAGCTGGAGGTGGCGCGCGCGGACGTGTCGAGCGCGGAGGCGCAGTCGGCGAACGCGCAGGCGCAGCTGGCGCTCACCGAGGTCAACGCGGGGGCCAACCTGCGTCAGGCGCGCGGCGGCGTGGTGCAGGCGAGCAGCGGCATCAGCTCGTCCAAGGCGGCGCTGGACCAGGCGCGCGCGGACGTGGTGGCGGCGGAGGCGCGCTTCAAGCTGGCGGACACGGACCTGACGCGGGTGAAGACGCTGAAGGCCGAGGGCGCGGTGACGCAGGCGGACCTGGACACGCGGCAGTCCACGCATGACCAGGCGAAGGCGGCGCTGGACGTGGCCAAGGCGCGGCTGACGTCCACGGAGGCGGGCGTGCAGGGCTCTTCTGGTGGCCTGGAGACGGCGCAGGGGAAGCTTGCCGCCGCACAGACGGGGCCGGTGCAGGTGCAGGCCGCGCAGGCGGCGGTGAAGCTGGCGGACGCGAAGCTCAAGCAGGCCCAGGCGGCGTTGCACCTGGCGGAGCTGGCGGTGTCGTACACGAAGGTCCGCGCGCCGACGAATGGCGTGGTGAGCCGGCGCACGGTGGAGGTGGGCCACATGGTGGGCCCGGAGCGTCCGCTGATGGCGGTGGTGCCGCAGGACGACGTCTGGGTGGTGGCGAACTTCAAGGAGGACCAGGTCGGCGAGATGAAGGCGGGCCAGGCGGTGGACGTGGAGGTGGATGCCTTCAGCGGTCATCACTTCAAGGGCCATGTGGACAGCCTGGCGGGGGCCAGTGGCGCGCGCTTCGCGCTGCTGCCTCCGGACAACGCGTCCGGCAACTTCGTGAAGGTGGTGCAGCGCATCCCGGTGCTCATCCGCTTCGACGGTGACGCGAAGGATGTGGCCCTCAAGCCGGGCATGAGCGCCATCGTCACGGTGAACACGAGGGGCGAGTAG
- a CDS encoding MarR family winged helix-turn-helix transcriptional regulator — protein sequence MSITPPITRFERLQRLSQRFPQLDASAIETCVLLLRMSNDLSSAYEANLARHGLSTGRFTVLARLLSYSESEEGKGLTPAELAESSCVSRATMTGLLDTLEKDGLISRADHPDDRRMYTVHLTPKASALLEELLPVHFRRVAELMSTLSEPERATLRELLTKVSSGLPAFREP from the coding sequence ATGAGCATCACGCCTCCCATCACCCGCTTCGAGCGGCTGCAGCGACTGTCGCAGCGCTTCCCTCAGTTGGATGCGAGCGCCATCGAGACCTGCGTCCTCTTGCTGCGCATGTCGAACGACCTGTCGAGCGCCTACGAGGCGAACCTCGCGCGTCACGGCCTGTCCACGGGCCGCTTCACCGTGCTGGCCCGCCTGCTCTCCTACAGCGAGAGCGAGGAGGGCAAGGGCCTCACCCCGGCCGAGCTGGCGGAGAGCTCCTGTGTGAGCCGGGCCACGATGACGGGGCTGCTCGACACGTTGGAGAAGGACGGCCTCATCTCCCGCGCCGACCATCCCGACGACCGGCGCATGTACACCGTGCACCTCACGCCGAAGGCGAGCGCGCTCCTGGAAGAGCTGCTGCCCGTCCACTTCCGCCGCGTCGCCGAGCTGATGTCCACGCTGAGCGAGCCGGAGCGCGCCACCTTGCGCGAGCTGCTGACCAAGGTCTCCTCCGGACTGCCTGCCTTCCGAGAGCCCTGA
- a CDS encoding metal-dependent hydrolase, whose protein sequence is MNPIVHAELAWLTAQGLRERRDRILVTCAGLAPDLDGLTLLGGEEWYARYHHVLFHGYVGALVTTAVCVALARQRARVAVLAMVAFHLHLVCDLAGSGPGWPIHYYWPTSMREWFWQGQWNLSSWQNSVIGLFTTLAVLACALGPGRRTFVEVFSARWDAVVTQTLRKRFKGEEPVVKSGG, encoded by the coding sequence ATGAACCCCATCGTCCATGCGGAGCTGGCGTGGCTCACGGCCCAGGGGCTGCGTGAGCGGAGGGACCGCATCCTCGTCACGTGCGCGGGGCTGGCGCCGGACCTGGATGGGCTGACGCTGCTGGGCGGCGAGGAGTGGTACGCGCGCTATCACCACGTGCTCTTCCACGGCTACGTGGGCGCGCTCGTCACCACGGCGGTGTGCGTGGCATTGGCGCGGCAGCGCGCCCGGGTGGCGGTGCTCGCGATGGTGGCGTTCCACCTGCACCTCGTCTGCGACCTGGCGGGGAGCGGGCCTGGATGGCCCATCCACTACTACTGGCCCACGAGCATGCGGGAGTGGTTCTGGCAGGGGCAGTGGAACCTGTCGTCGTGGCAGAACTCGGTCATCGGGCTCTTCACCACGCTGGCCGTCCTCGCGTGCGCGCTGGGGCCCGGGCGTCGAACCTTCGTCGAGGTGTTCTCCGCGCGCTGGGACGCGGTCGTCACGCAGACCCTGCGCAAGCGCTTCAAGGGCGAGGAGCCCGTCGTGAAGTCCGGAGGTTGA